One genomic segment of bacterium includes these proteins:
- a CDS encoding alpha/beta hydrolase produces MKIRTALPTIVCLVLAAQACSSPGAEPRSPRRSGSESISGYDMVLIHGLGSSAEAWQKLTPFLESGFNLTIYELPGHGHTAPVPNLTIETASRDLARFIEDNGLDRPILVGHGIGGMIAMNYAFRFTDDVRRLIIIDAAPVQLATTEQKVDVTDRLLNDYDRFVADYFLQLSPDAEITDLIVDQALRTDRVSFTQLLMSSFDFDLREELAYQTVPILVIGSATMFPPYEDPLEHLDSIGYANAQTIGYKLMPQTGHFVMLEQPIQVAGAIIAYSLEDESSTKLK; encoded by the coding sequence GTGAAGATACGCACTGCCCTGCCGACGATCGTCTGCCTGGTCCTGGCCGCGCAAGCCTGCAGCTCACCCGGCGCGGAGCCCCGGTCCCCGCGGCGGAGCGGTTCGGAATCCATATCCGGCTACGACATGGTGCTGATCCACGGCCTGGGCTCCAGCGCCGAGGCCTGGCAGAAGCTCACGCCCTTCCTCGAATCGGGCTTCAATCTGACGATCTACGAGCTGCCCGGCCACGGACATACGGCGCCCGTGCCGAACCTGACCATCGAAACCGCCAGCCGGGACCTGGCCCGCTTCATCGAGGACAACGGCCTCGACCGGCCGATCCTGGTCGGTCACGGCATCGGCGGCATGATCGCCATGAACTACGCCTTCAGATTCACCGACGACGTGCGGCGCCTGATCATCATCGACGCGGCACCGGTGCAACTGGCCACGACCGAGCAGAAGGTCGACGTGACGGACAGGCTGTTGAACGACTACGACCGGTTCGTGGCCGACTATTTCCTGCAACTCAGCCCGGACGCGGAGATCACGGACCTGATCGTCGACCAGGCCCTGCGCACGGACCGCGTGAGCTTCACCCAGCTGCTGATGAGCAGCTTCGATTTCGACCTGCGGGAGGAGCTGGCGTACCAGACGGTGCCGATCCTGGTCATCGGCAGCGCCACCATGTTCCCCCCGTACGAGGACCCCCTGGAGCATCTTGACAGCATCGGCTACGCCAACGCGCAGACGATCGGCTACAAGTTGATGCCGCAGACTGGTCACTTCGTGATGCTG